The genomic segment TTTGGAAATCGCCGCAGCCATTCTTTTTCTTGCTTCGGATGTGGTGTCCTATGCTACAGGGGCTGTGCTGAGCGTGGATGGAGGTTATACTGCATGGTAGGAAGGGGAGAGTCTTTGCTGATATTACAGGGTATCTGCAAAGAATTTCCTGGGGTAAAGGCCCTGGATGAGGTAAGTTTGGAGGTTTTTCCCGGAGAAATTCATGCTGTACTTGGGGAAAACGGAGCCGGAAAATCCACCTTGATGAAAATTCTCAGTGGCATTATCAGAAAAGATCGCGGCGAGATTATTATTGGAGGGAAAAAAGTTGATTTTAGAACTCCTCGGGATGCCATATCCGCAGGTATAGCTTTGGTACAGCAAGAGCTTTCGTTGGTTCCTTATTTAAGCGTCGCCGAAAATATTTTTTTAGGACGGTGGCAGAGGAAAGGTCTGGGAATCGATTGGAAGCTTTTGAAGAAGGAAGCTGAAGAACTTTTACGACGTTTCAACCTTAAAATTGATCCTCAGGCGACGGTGAAAGAGCTGAGTGTGGCTGAGCAGCAGATTGTGGAAATTATTAAAGCTATTGCTAAACCACAGGTACGGGTTTTTCTATTGGATGAGCCAACCTCGGCTCTGGGTGAAAAAGAAATCACTCAATTGTTTG from the Atribacterota bacterium genome contains:
- a CDS encoding sugar ABC transporter ATP-binding protein, with translation MVGRGESLLILQGICKEFPGVKALDEVSLEVFPGEIHAVLGENGAGKSTLMKILSGIIRKDRGEIIIGGKKVDFRTPRDAISAGIALVQQELSLVPYLSVAENIFLGRWQRKGLGIDWKLLKKEAEELLRRFNLKIDPQATVKELSVAEQQIVEIIKAIAKPQVRVFLLDEPTSALGEKEITQLFELLFGIKEENKAVIFISHKISEALALADRITVLRDGRKVITAPGKELTERDIVIHMTGKAWGEQAGVESIVQKEKVVPVLVLQSFSVDNFVRDVSLEIARGEILVIFGLVGSGRTTFAEGLFGLRRHTGKVFLEGK